The stretch of DNA TGAGGCGGCTGCAGGGCGCGAGCTGCAGGGTGAAGGTGAAGCAGGCGCTTCGCGGGAGATTATTCTGCAGACTCCAATTTCAGAGGAACAGATCCGAAATTTGCGCGTCGGTGATGTGGTCATTATTCGCGGAGAGATGCATACGGGCCGGGATGCTCTTCATAAGTACTTGATGGACCATGAGGCTCCGATCGATTTAGAAGGGGCAGTGATCTATCACTGTGGCCCGGTTATGCTTCAGGATGAGACAGGGTGGCACGTGAAGGCTGCTGGACCTACAACAAGTATCCGGGAGGAGCCATACCAGGGGGACATTATGAAGAAGTTCGGCATTCGGGCTGTTATCGGTAAAGGTGGAATGGGGCCGCGGACATTGGCAGCGCTTCAGGAGCATGGAGGCGTCTATCTGAATGCGATTGGCGGAGCTGCACAGTATTACGCGGAGTGCATCCAGAAGGTTAATGGGGTGGACTTCATGGAATTCGGCATACCGGAAGCGATGTGGCATCTTGAAGTGGATGGCTTTGCGGCCATTGTAACGATGGATTCCCACGGGAACAGTCTGCATGCCGATGTGGAGAAGTCTTCTATAGAGAGGCTGGCCCGCTTCAAAGAGCCGGTTTTTAAATAGGGAGCGGGGAGCGAGAGAGAAAACCATATGAAGACATTTCGCACTAGACTGACTTTAATCCTTATGGGTCTCGTCGGAATTTCGATGATTGCTGCCGGAATTACGATGGCTCAAATTTTTAAAAGCTCGCATATCACGGCTCTGGAAGAGAATATGGCTAGAGAAATTGATCTGCTGTCGATCACCTTTCCTTTTGTAGAGGTATCCGGAAATCCCGAGGCTGAAAACTACTACACGGACAAAGCCGCAGAACTGGAGCAAAAAGCCGATTCCAGGGTGACCTTCATCAAGGCGGACGGCACGGTGGTTGGGGATTCGGAAAGCAACCCGGCTGGAATGGATAATCATCTGGGCCGCAAGGAGATTCAGACTGCAGGAGTTGATGGTTCGATAGGCACGGCGATTCGATTTAGCCATACGCTGAATGAGAATATGCTCTATGTTGCCAAGCGTGTAACGTCGTCTCAAGGTTTTGATGGCTATATTCGGCTGTCTATGGGGCTGCATACGGTACGGGAGGGGATATGGAAGGCTTGGAGCGTCATGATCGGAGGCCTGCTCATCCTGTTTGCAGCTGCAGGACTTGTCAGTTATCGGCTAGCCTATGGAATTACTAAACCCTTGGAGCATATCACCAAGGTAGCCCGCAGAATTTCCAATCTTAAATATGACGCCAGGGTTCGGCTTAAGCGAACAGATGAAATCGGACAGCTGGGCGCAGCGATCAATGGAATGGCGGATAGCCTTCAGCAGCAGCTGAAGCAAATTCGCGATAATGAGGATCTGCTTCAGAGCGTGCTTGCGAATATGACCGGAGGTATTCTGATGGTTGACGCCAGTGACCGGATTGCACTTGTCAATCGTGAGGCAGAGCGAATTCTTCGTATGAAGGAGCGCAACCTGCTAGGGCGGCATTACCAGGAAATAAAACGCAGTTATGAATTAACCAAGTTTATGGATGAAGGTATCAGCCGTAAGGAAGTGCTGAAGGAAGAGCGGACCATCTATGACCCCGAAGAGAAGATCCTACATTTCGATGCAGTACCAATGTTCGAAGAAAGCGGCTCTTACCGCGGCATGTTGTTCCTGATTCAGGATGTTACTGAAATTCGCAAGCTTGAGGTGATGCGGAGTGAATTTGTAGCTAACGTATCTCATGAGCTTAAGACGCCTATCGCAGCGGTCAAGGGCTTTGCAGAGACGCTTCTTGCCGGCGGCGTGAAGGATGAGGAGACGATGCGCTCCTTCCTGCAGATCATTTACGACGAGGGGGATCGGCTGAATAGGCTGATCGGAGATATTCTTGAGCTGTCCAAAATTGAGTCGCGGCGAATTCCGCTCGAATATGCGCCTATTGAGGTTAAGCCGCTGTTTGAAAATTTGTTTGAGGTGCTGAAGGCTTCGGCTGAGAAAAAGTCGATCACCATGCAGCTTGAAGTCCCTGATGAAATGTTCCTTGAAGGGGATGAGGATCGCCTTCGGCAGGTGTTTATGAATCTTCTGTCCAATGCCATCAGCTACACTATGGATGGCGGACGTGTGAAGGTTACCGCATCCGAGACAGGAGCGGAGGGGGAAGAGCGGATTGAATTCGTTATTTCGGATACGGGAATCGGAATTCCCCGCAAGGATCTGCCGCGAATTTTCGAACGATTTTACAGAGTGGATAAAGCCAGGTCCAGAAGCTCAGGCGGTACGGGATTGGGGCTATCCATTGTAAAACACCTGGTAGAACTCCATCATGGCACGATTCGTGTGGAAAGCAAAGTAGGTGAAGGCTCTTCGTTCATTCTGGATTTGCCCTTGCTTCATAACATCGAATAATAATTGTCATTCATGTAAAACCTATTTCTTTTTTTACACCCCGTTAACATTGCCGTGGTATGCTGGGCATGTTAACCAGGGACAACCGGTAAGGTACCATTATGGTTTTAAGAAAATGGGGGTTCATATGGCACAGCGATTGTTAATTATTGAGGATGAGCCAACACTGTCTCGTCTGCTGTCTTACAATCTTTCCAATGAAGGATATGATGTGACGGTAGAGGAGCATGGACAGACAGGCTGCGAAGCGGCTCTTCGGTCAGAATATGACTTAATATTGCTGGATTTAATGCTTCCAGGACTAAGCGGATTTGAGATCATGTCCAAGCTGAGAAATGAGGGCGTGAGAACGCCCATTATTATTCTAACGGCAAAGAATGCAGAAGAAGAGGTAGTACAAGGCTTGAAGTCAGGGGCAGACGATTATATTACCAAGCCCTTTGGAGTGGCGGAGCTGCTCGCTAGAGTTTCGGCCGTTCTGCGGAGATCTCATGGACAGGATGAACGAGACAAGCCGCAGCAACCGCATGAGTCTCAAATTGTCCTAGGAGAACTGATTATATATCCTGAGAAATATGAAGTGACTCTTAGCGGCGAGGCTATTACGCTTCGTCCGAAAGAGTTTGAAGTTCTTCTATATTTGGCGCG from Paenibacillus sp. CAA11 encodes:
- the pnpS gene encoding two-component system histidine kinase PnpS produces the protein MKTFRTRLTLILMGLVGISMIAAGITMAQIFKSSHITALEENMAREIDLLSITFPFVEVSGNPEAENYYTDKAAELEQKADSRVTFIKADGTVVGDSESNPAGMDNHLGRKEIQTAGVDGSIGTAIRFSHTLNENMLYVAKRVTSSQGFDGYIRLSMGLHTVREGIWKAWSVMIGGLLILFAAAGLVSYRLAYGITKPLEHITKVARRISNLKYDARVRLKRTDEIGQLGAAINGMADSLQQQLKQIRDNEDLLQSVLANMTGGILMVDASDRIALVNREAERILRMKERNLLGRHYQEIKRSYELTKFMDEGISRKEVLKEERTIYDPEEKILHFDAVPMFEESGSYRGMLFLIQDVTEIRKLEVMRSEFVANVSHELKTPIAAVKGFAETLLAGGVKDEETMRSFLQIIYDEGDRLNRLIGDILELSKIESRRIPLEYAPIEVKPLFENLFEVLKASAEKKSITMQLEVPDEMFLEGDEDRLRQVFMNLLSNAISYTMDGGRVKVTASETGAEGEERIEFVISDTGIGIPRKDLPRIFERFYRVDKARSRSSGGTGLGLSIVKHLVELHHGTIRVESKVGEGSSFILDLPLLHNIE
- a CDS encoding response regulator transcription factor gives rise to the protein MAQRLLIIEDEPTLSRLLSYNLSNEGYDVTVEEHGQTGCEAALRSEYDLILLDLMLPGLSGFEIMSKLRNEGVRTPIIILTAKNAEEEVVQGLKSGADDYITKPFGVAELLARVSAVLRRSHGQDERDKPQQPHESQIVLGELIIYPEKYEVTLSGEAITLRPKEFEVLLYLARKPGVVMTRDDLMNAVWGFDYIGGQRTVDVHVSSLRKKLELDPESVHIDSIRGVGYKLVVSKKKAHHYGS